One genomic window of Ilyobacter polytropus DSM 2926 includes the following:
- the radA gene encoding DNA repair protein RadA — MAKDKSLYVCSSCGYKSVKWLGKCPECEEWGTLEEETLMTSAARKGISKVSSSAKSNVKILNFSQIEVEGNYRYKTKLKEFDRVLGGGLVQGEVILITGNPGIGKSTLLLQAAKEYTEYGDVIYISGEESPSQIKNRGERLGIVSDNLFIMSETEIETIYEHLSFKKPKVVVVDSIQTLYSSNSDSIPGTPTQIRESTLRIVELAKNYNISFFIVGHITKDGKVAGPKMLEHMVDAVLNFEGEEGLFYRILRSIKNRFGSTNELGIFNMEEDGMREVKNSSEFFLSDREEKNIGSMIVPVLEGSKVFLLEIQSLITDSPFGIPKRIVQGLDKNRVQILSAVAEKKAGVAFSTKDLFVNIPGGITVKDPSADLAFLISMLSVCNGIEISQKIAAVGELGLRGEIRKISFMDKRLRELEKLGFTGVYVPESNRKDIEKNNYKLKLIYLKSIDELLERMR; from the coding sequence GTGGCTAAAGATAAAAGTCTCTATGTATGCAGCAGCTGTGGATATAAAAGTGTAAAATGGCTCGGGAAGTGTCCTGAGTGTGAAGAATGGGGAACCTTAGAAGAGGAAACCCTCATGACTTCTGCTGCTAGAAAAGGTATATCAAAGGTGTCATCTTCTGCAAAGTCCAACGTAAAAATACTGAATTTTTCTCAGATTGAAGTAGAGGGAAATTACAGGTATAAAACAAAACTTAAAGAGTTTGACAGAGTCCTAGGAGGGGGTCTTGTCCAGGGGGAAGTTATCCTTATAACTGGAAATCCCGGGATAGGTAAGTCTACTCTTCTTTTACAGGCAGCCAAAGAATACACCGAATATGGAGATGTTATATACATATCTGGTGAAGAGTCTCCATCCCAAATAAAAAACAGAGGGGAGAGGTTGGGGATTGTTTCAGACAATCTTTTTATAATGTCTGAAACAGAGATAGAAACCATATATGAGCATTTATCTTTCAAAAAACCCAAAGTTGTGGTAGTGGATTCTATTCAGACTCTCTATAGCTCTAACTCAGATTCTATACCGGGAACTCCAACTCAGATAAGAGAAAGTACTCTAAGGATAGTAGAACTTGCAAAAAATTATAACATATCATTTTTTATCGTCGGGCATATAACAAAAGACGGAAAAGTAGCCGGCCCTAAGATGCTAGAACACATGGTTGATGCTGTGCTTAATTTTGAGGGAGAAGAGGGACTTTTCTACAGAATACTAAGGAGTATAAAAAACAGATTTGGTTCTACCAATGAGCTTGGTATTTTCAATATGGAAGAGGATGGAATGAGGGAAGTAAAAAACTCATCTGAATTTTTTCTGAGCGACCGTGAAGAAAAAAATATAGGAAGTATGATTGTACCGGTTTTAGAAGGTTCAAAAGTATTTCTTTTGGAAATTCAGTCTCTTATAACAGACTCACCCTTTGGGATACCTAAAAGGATTGTCCAGGGTCTGGATAAAAATAGAGTACAGATACTAAGTGCTGTGGCTGAGAAAAAGGCAGGAGTAGCTTTTTCCACAAAGGACCTCTTTGTAAATATTCCTGGTGGGATAACGGTAAAGGACCCATCTGCAGACTTGGCATTTTTGATATCTATGCTGTCGGTATGTAACGGAATAGAGATAAGTCAAAAAATCGCAGCAGTGGGAGAACTTGGCTTAAGGGGTGAGATAAGAAAAATTTCTTTTATGGATAAAAGATTGAGAGAGCTTGAAAAACTTGGATTTACAGGAGTGTATGTTCCGGAATCCAATAGAAAAGATATAGAAAAAAATAATTATAAACTGAAGCTTATCTATCTAAAGAGTATAGACGAGCTTTTGGAGAGGATGAGATAG
- the coaD gene encoding pantetheine-phosphate adenylyltransferase has protein sequence MKIGVYAGSFDPITKGHEDIIRRAANLTDKLIIGILNSASKNYWFDLKERGELIKKVIGNLDNVEIMSFEGLLVDFMRKNNANIVFRGLRAVSDYEYELQMALGNSVLSGGELETVFLPASRENLYLSSSLVREVALNKGNLEHFVNKKIVEDISRKVDEMIKEGK, from the coding sequence ATGAAAATAGGAGTTTATGCAGGTAGTTTTGATCCTATAACAAAGGGACATGAGGATATAATAAGAAGAGCTGCAAACCTCACAGATAAGCTTATTATAGGTATTTTAAATAGTGCTTCGAAAAACTATTGGTTTGATCTGAAAGAAAGAGGAGAGCTTATAAAAAAAGTGATAGGAAACTTGGATAACGTAGAAATAATGAGTTTTGAAGGACTTCTTGTAGATTTTATGAGAAAAAATAATGCAAATATAGTCTTCAGAGGTTTAAGGGCAGTCTCGGATTATGAGTATGAACTCCAGATGGCTTTAGGAAATTCTGTTTTATCAGGCGGTGAGCTTGAAACAGTATTTTTACCTGCTTCAAGGGAAAATCTTTATTTAAGCTCTAGCCTTGTAAGAGAAGTAGCTTTAAATAAAGGAAATTTAGAGCATTTTGTGAATAAAAAAATCGTAGAAGATATAAGTAGAAAAGTAGATGAAATGATCAAAGAGGGGAAGTAA